One Diceros bicornis minor isolate mBicDic1 chromosome 26, mDicBic1.mat.cur, whole genome shotgun sequence DNA segment encodes these proteins:
- the TRIM50 gene encoding E3 ubiquitin-protein ligase TRIM50, whose product MAWQVSMPELEDRLQCPICLEVFKEPLMLQCGHSYCKGCLVTLSRHLDSELRCPVCRQEVDGSSSPPNVSLARVIEALQLPGDPEPAVCEHHRNPLSLFCEKDQELICGLCGLLGSHQQHRVTPVSTVYSRMKEELAALISDLKQEQKKVNEHIAKLVNNRTRIVNESDVFSWVIRREFQELHHLVDEEKAHCLEGVEGHTRGLVASLDIQLEQARGTRERLVQTELVLEQFSNESHHEFIRKYHSMASRAELQQARPLEGAFSPVSFKPGLHQADIKLTVWKRLFRKVLPAPESLKLDPATAHPLLELSKGNTVVQCGLLAQRRASQPERFDYSTCVLASQGFSCGRHYWEVVVGSKSDWRLGVIKGTASRKGKLSKSPEQGVWLIGLKEGRVYEAFGCPRVPLPVASHPHRIGVYLHYEQGELTFFDADRPDDLRPLYTFQADFQGKLYPILDTCWHERGSNSLPMVLPSPSGAGHLTPAQPTKL is encoded by the exons ATGGCGTGGCAGGTGAGCATGCCCGAGCTGGAGGACCGCCTTCAGTGCCCCATCTGCCTGGAGGTCTTCAAGGAGCCCCTGATGCTGCAGTGCGGCCACTCCTACTGCAAGGGCTGCCTGGTGACTCTGTCCCGCCACCTGGACTCGGAGCTGCGCTGCCCCGTGTGCCGGCAGGAGGTCGACGGCAGCAGCTCCCCGCCCAACGTCTCCCTGGCGCGGGTGATCGAAGCCCTGCAGCTCCCCGGGGACCCGGAGCCCGCGGTCTGCGAGCACCACCGGAACCCGCTCAGCCTCTTCTGCGAGAAGGACCAGGAGCTCATCTGCGGCCTCTGCGGCCTGCTGGGCTCGCACCAGCAGCACCGGGTCACCCCCGTCTCCACGGTCTACAGCCGCATGAAG GAGGAGCTTGCGGCCCTCATCTCTGACCTGAAGCAGGAGCAGAAGAAGGTGAATGAGCATATCGCCAAACTGGTGAACAACAGGACCCGGATTGTC AATGAGTCCGATGTGTTCAGCTGGGTGATTCGCCGAGAGTTCCAGGAGCTGCACCACCTGGTGGACGAGGAGAAGGCCCACTGTCTAGAGGGGGTGGAGGGTCACACCAGGGGCCTTGTGGCCTCCCTGGACATCCAGCTGGAGCAGGCCCGTGGCACTCGAGAGCGGCTGGTCCAGACCGAGCTTGTGCTGGAGCAGTTCAGTAACGAGAGTCACCACGAGTTCATCCGG AAATACCACTCCATGGCCTCCAG AGCAGAGCTCCAGCAGGCCCGGCCCTTGGAAGGTGCCTTCAGCCCCGTCTCCTTCAAGCCAGGCCTCCACCAGGCTGACATCAAGCTGACTGTGTGGAAAAGACTCTTTCGCAAGGTTCTGCCAG CTCCAGAGTCCCTCAAGCTGGACCCTGCCACCGCCCACCCTCTCTTGGAGCTCTCCAAGGGCAACACCGTGGTGCAGTGCGGCCTCCTGGCCCAGCGCCGCGCCAGCCAGCCCGAGCGCTTCGATTACAGTACCTGTGTCCTGGCCAGCCAGGGCTTCTCCTGCGGCCGCCACTactgggaggtggtggtgggcagCAAGAGCGACTGGCGCCTGGGGGTCATCAAGGGCACAGCTAGTCGCAAGGGCAAGCTGAGCAAGTCCCCAGAGCAAGGCGTGTGGCTCATCGGCCTGAAGGAGGGCCGGGTGTACGAGGCCTTCGGCTGCCCGCGGGTGCCCCTGCCTGTGGCCAGCCACCCCCACCGCATCGGCGTCTACTTGCACTATGAGCAGGGAGAGCTCACCTTCTTCGATGCTGACCGCCCCGATGACCTGCGGCCGCTCTACACATTCCAGGCTGACTTCCAGGGCAAGCTCTACCCCATCCTGGACACGTGCTGGCACGAAAGGGGCAGCAACTCACTGCCCATGGTGTTGCCCTCACCCAGCGGGGCCGGCCACCTCACCCCCGCACAGCCCACCAAGCTGTGA